The following coding sequences lie in one Pseudomonas sp. B33.4 genomic window:
- a CDS encoding restriction endonuclease subunit S: MSELPSGWADFEIGEIADVTAGGTPRANDSSNFAPPGEGIAWLTPADLSGYNRKEISRGSRDLSQKGYDSCSAKLIPKGSLLFSSRAPIGYVAVAANEVSTNQGFKNFTFPEGIDPSYAFYYLKSIREIAESLGTGTTFKEISGTTAKTLPFRLAPAREQTQIAQKLDELLTQIDTIKTRISAIPTLLKRFRQSVIAAAISGRLTEEWRVQNPSDETAEQQITVNEVLKQGKLKIRKADFSFERDDLYAIPECWGWIDNHRLAEDSSTAICAGPFGTIFKAKDFRTEGVPIIFLRHIGEGFYKTDKPGFMDESVWKKLHQEYSVYGGELLVTKLGDPPGTACLYPNGIGAAMVTPDVIKMNVDERVALPRYLMYFFNSPICKKLIEKLAFGATRLRIDIPMFKGFPIPLPPLKEQKEIVRRVEQLIAFSDQIADKVAAAQVHIEKLTQSTLGKAFRGELTADWRTANPDLISGNNSLDALLKSIKTAREENANKPKKCRLNTGKNTGRHMNKETITVTKALETAKKPLTGQQLMAAAGYASDSTTEQLESFFLDIRAALEQKSIVKVSRDENNQDWFILSDKK; this comes from the coding sequence GTGGTTATAACCGTAAAGAAATATCGAGAGGCTCTCGGGATCTATCGCAAAAAGGTTACGACTCTTGCTCCGCCAAGCTAATACCAAAAGGAAGCTTACTGTTCAGCAGCCGCGCACCTATAGGCTACGTAGCAGTAGCGGCCAATGAGGTATCAACAAATCAGGGGTTCAAAAATTTTACCTTCCCCGAAGGTATCGACCCTAGTTACGCTTTTTATTATTTAAAAAGTATTCGGGAAATTGCCGAAAGCCTCGGCACAGGAACAACGTTCAAAGAGATTTCAGGGACGACAGCTAAAACCCTGCCGTTCCGCTTAGCACCGGCAAGAGAACAAACCCAAATCGCCCAAAAGCTCGACGAACTGCTGACCCAGATTGACACCATCAAAACCCGCATCAGCGCCATCCCCACACTGCTCAAACGTTTTCGACAATCCGTCATCGCTGCTGCCATATCCGGGCGGCTGACTGAAGAATGGCGTGTTCAAAATCCGAGCGATGAAACCGCCGAACAACAGATTACTGTGAATGAGGTCTTAAAGCAGGGCAAGCTGAAAATACGGAAAGCTGATTTTTCTTTTGAGCGGGATGATCTCTATGCTATCCCGGAATGCTGGGGCTGGATAGACAATCATCGTCTTGCTGAAGACTCTAGTACTGCTATTTGTGCCGGTCCGTTTGGTACTATTTTCAAGGCTAAGGACTTCCGAACTGAGGGAGTTCCGATAATATTTCTCCGACATATAGGGGAAGGTTTTTACAAGACAGACAAGCCAGGATTTATGGATGAATCTGTTTGGAAAAAGCTTCATCAAGAATATAGCGTTTATGGCGGGGAGCTACTTGTCACAAAACTTGGCGATCCTCCGGGCACGGCCTGCCTTTATCCAAATGGTATTGGTGCCGCTATGGTTACGCCCGACGTAATCAAAATGAACGTGGACGAGCGCGTTGCCTTACCCAGATATTTGATGTACTTTTTCAATTCGCCAATATGTAAAAAACTAATTGAAAAATTAGCCTTTGGCGCAACGCGACTTCGAATCGATATCCCCATGTTCAAAGGGTTCCCCATCCCTTTACCGCCACTTAAAGAGCAAAAGGAAATCGTACGCCGTGTCGAACAGTTAATTGCTTTTTCGGATCAAATTGCAGACAAGGTCGCCGCCGCCCAGGTCCATATAGAAAAACTTACCCAAAGCACTTTAGGTAAAGCGTTCCGTGGTGAACTCACCGCCGACTGGCGCACCGCCAACCCAGACTTAATCAGCGGCAACAACTCTTTAGACGCCCTACTTAAAAGTATAAAAACTGCGCGCGAGGAAAATGCGAATAAACCGAAAAAGTGCAGGCTGAACACTGGCAAAAACACGGGAAGGCATATGAACAAAGAAACTATCACCGTAACAAAAGCGCTTGAAACCGCAAAAAAACCATTAACAGGGCAGCAGTTAATGGCGGCCGCTGGCTATGCAAGCGACAGCACCACAGAGCAGCTTGAATCGTTTTTCCTCGATATCCGAGCCGCACTTGAACAGAAGAGTATCGTTAAAGTTTCACGAGATGAAAACAATCAGGACTGGTTTATCTTAAGTGATAAAAAATAA
- a CDS encoding AAA family ATPase, with product MKVDKLHIRSRFKNLEDVTVDFDEHNLMTVVVGCNGSGKSNVLEALVAIFRNLDLGESPPFSYILTYRLGQKNSERWQEIQIDADPIRGSLAKQYEIQVRELNLKEPADIFGSNNKWESIPFSQVKRDKSSNAPYLPKYVFAYYSGPSDRLERYFRKHRNDFYRKLLKDELDLKGEIRPLFYAKPHHSQFVLLAFFLSQQDSIEKDFLREHLGIEGLDSIHFVMRQPEWAKQKGELFWGARGVVRRFLDDLIKFTIAPVKVTRQENSSLTGNNIRNEFLHLFLPNLESLREFAKDLTPDELFKMLESTLLSEIISEVSIRVKVSRSNTPLTFRELSEGEQQLLTVLGLLKFTGGKDSLFLLDEPDTHLNPSWAVKYLSFLRKFVPNHETSHLLMVTHHPLAIAELEKQQVQVMWSDADAQVHAKEPEESPRGMGINLILRSDMFGLKTTLDDITQRKLDSRNKLASKDSLSQESIQREPGQAAETELEYLARLNTELAELGFNLSTDDPDFMDYLRKKYHNKSSEAK from the coding sequence ATGAAGGTGGACAAGCTTCACATCCGCTCACGATTCAAAAACCTTGAAGACGTGACTGTGGACTTTGATGAACACAACCTGATGACGGTCGTGGTAGGATGCAATGGCTCGGGCAAATCCAATGTACTCGAAGCCCTAGTCGCGATCTTTCGCAACCTTGACTTAGGTGAAAGTCCACCTTTCTCTTACATACTTACCTATCGATTGGGCCAGAAAAACTCAGAACGCTGGCAGGAAATCCAAATTGACGCCGATCCTATTCGCGGAAGTTTGGCCAAACAATACGAGATCCAAGTCAGAGAGTTAAACCTCAAAGAACCCGCCGACATATTTGGCTCAAATAACAAATGGGAGTCCATACCGTTTTCCCAAGTAAAACGAGACAAGAGTAGTAATGCCCCTTACTTGCCAAAGTACGTATTCGCCTATTATTCTGGCCCGAGTGATCGTTTAGAAAGGTATTTCCGCAAGCATAGAAACGATTTCTACCGCAAGTTACTCAAGGACGAGTTAGATTTAAAAGGCGAAATTCGACCTTTATTCTACGCCAAACCACATCACAGCCAATTTGTATTATTGGCGTTTTTTTTATCACAACAAGACAGTATCGAAAAAGATTTCTTACGCGAACACTTAGGTATTGAAGGCCTCGACAGCATCCATTTTGTCATGCGACAACCTGAATGGGCAAAGCAGAAGGGTGAACTGTTTTGGGGAGCTAGAGGTGTAGTTCGTAGGTTCTTAGATGACCTTATTAAGTTCACAATAGCGCCAGTAAAGGTGACAAGACAGGAAAACTCATCGCTAACAGGAAACAATATCCGCAATGAGTTTCTTCACCTGTTTTTGCCAAACCTTGAATCACTGCGCGAGTTTGCAAAAGATCTGACTCCAGACGAGCTTTTTAAGATGCTGGAAAGCACTCTTCTGTCAGAGATAATTTCGGAGGTTAGCATTCGTGTTAAAGTGTCTCGCAGTAACACACCACTTACCTTCAGAGAACTTAGCGAAGGTGAGCAACAGTTATTAACCGTGCTAGGGCTACTAAAATTTACCGGCGGCAAAGACTCCCTTTTCCTGTTGGACGAGCCTGACACCCATTTGAATCCATCTTGGGCGGTAAAATATTTGAGTTTCTTGCGCAAGTTTGTTCCTAACCACGAGACTAGCCATTTGTTGATGGTGACCCATCACCCACTAGCAATCGCCGAGCTTGAAAAACAGCAAGTACAAGTAATGTGGTCTGATGCAGATGCTCAAGTTCATGCTAAAGAGCCAGAGGAAAGCCCTAGAGGAATGGGGATCAATCTAATTCTTCGCAGCGACATGTTCGGCCTTAAAACAACTCTTGACGACATAACTCAACGCAAACTGGACTCACGCAATAAGCTTGCCAGCAAAGACTCGCTATCTCAAGAATCCATTCAGCGAGAACCAGGCCAAGCAGCCGAAACAGAATTAGAGTACTTGGCACGCCTGAATACCGAATTAGCCGAACTAGGTTTTAACCTATCTACAGATGATCCTGACTTCATGGATTACCTAAGAAAAAAGTATCATAATAAATCTAGCGAGGCAAAATAA
- a CDS encoding restriction endonuclease, with product MERRGTAGHPDLQAFYRALASQKAKRVLFGLHRQATGFARSVERMVLADGNRLVNLMMDHEVGMSTRQIKLL from the coding sequence GTGGAGAGACGGGGCACAGCAGGACACCCCGATCTGCAAGCGTTCTATAGAGCGCTAGCAAGTCAAAAGGCCAAACGAGTATTATTTGGACTTCACCGCCAAGCCACCGGCTTCGCACGCTCGGTGGAAAGGATGGTGTTGGCTGACGGTAATCGCCTAGTCAACCTGATGATGGATCATGAGGTCGGCATGAGCACGAGACAGATCAAGCTACTCTAG
- a CDS encoding PAAR domain-containing protein, translating into MSGKPAARVTDPTACPLPGHATNPIVAGSPDVMFEGLQAARLNDATACGGHIASGVCSTVLINGQPAAVLGSVTDHGAPVIQGASTIIIGNTHTPAPFIPIPSLPAPFSGRFQLINQETGKPMAGRKVKVWSSSGTSFFDTTDAEGMTRWVKDKSPQTLHIDLVQGESND; encoded by the coding sequence ATGAGTGGTAAACCTGCTGCACGCGTTACAGATCCGACCGCCTGCCCTTTGCCTGGACATGCAACCAACCCAATCGTTGCGGGTTCCCCGGACGTGATGTTCGAAGGCCTGCAGGCCGCACGACTGAACGACGCCACCGCTTGCGGAGGCCACATTGCTTCAGGGGTCTGCTCCACCGTTTTGATCAACGGCCAACCCGCCGCTGTGCTTGGCAGCGTCACCGACCACGGTGCACCGGTCATTCAAGGCGCGAGTACGATCATCATCGGCAACACGCATACTCCCGCACCCTTCATCCCGATCCCGTCGCTACCCGCGCCATTCTCCGGGCGCTTTCAATTGATCAACCAAGAAACCGGCAAGCCCATGGCTGGCCGCAAGGTCAAGGTCTGGTCCTCCTCCGGCACCAGCTTCTTCGACACCACGGATGCCGAGGGTATGACCCGTTGGGTCAAGGACAAATCGCCGCAAACCCTTCATATCGACCTCGTGCAGGGTGAAAGCAATGACTGA
- a CDS encoding VRR-NUC domain-containing protein: MTEPSVSQGGMKPEGQMNPVSVLEPKLDPQDREVLCSAMCHCSATPNISKDGKSLKQSCVAQRLGELDELLQGRSPYKPEISYDMTKEPPVPILDSQTGTNPHGWIPGWIEKYWDADPKHPPFVKNSGMIRRPDVLVLNNPRGAPTQDNIKVLVEMKFPPDPEDPEQAQAYERIAGSGKKVVIMSPEDCDCSQKKQTSKIPVEQLGWAAAIASAILYVVSRGRSPRPMLPAY, from the coding sequence ATGACTGAACCGTCCGTATCCCAAGGTGGCATGAAACCAGAGGGTCAGATGAACCCTGTCAGCGTCCTGGAACCCAAACTCGACCCGCAGGACCGGGAAGTACTTTGCTCGGCGATGTGTCACTGCAGCGCTACGCCGAACATCAGCAAGGACGGCAAGAGCCTCAAGCAGTCCTGTGTCGCGCAACGTTTGGGCGAGCTGGACGAACTTCTGCAAGGAAGAAGTCCATACAAACCGGAAATCAGTTACGACATGACCAAAGAACCTCCGGTGCCGATTCTGGATAGTCAGACAGGCACTAACCCGCATGGCTGGATTCCGGGCTGGATCGAGAAGTACTGGGATGCAGATCCTAAGCATCCACCGTTCGTGAAAAACAGCGGCATGATTCGACGACCCGATGTGCTCGTCCTGAATAACCCGAGGGGAGCACCCACCCAAGACAATATCAAAGTGCTGGTGGAGATGAAGTTCCCCCCGGACCCGGAAGATCCCGAGCAAGCTCAAGCTTATGAAAGGATCGCAGGCAGTGGAAAGAAGGTCGTGATAATGAGCCCTGAAGACTGTGACTGCAGTCAAAAAAAACAGACATCCAAAATCCCGGTCGAGCAACTGGGATGGGCAGCAGCGATCGCCAGCGCCATCTTGTATGTGGTGAGCCGCGGACGCAGCCCTCGACCCATGCTGCCTGCGTATTAA
- a CDS encoding DUF3396 domain-containing protein, producing MEQPFDMAAELIKQPHVLEVPGSLLMKGGPGDYIGAVLCLRATLYIKDAHTPLVREALCKCFDEFQALAADHLTWVVRDSPPQGERVTPYAQARTLRKMMEPMGENDFLSFHYTSGKQSKDASAWLFSILGPRAWQANMGNNIGVLEFSVPLLFQEQNPLSFLKLFHGFARRLNPQQGYAGHAFNLSIGNQDDNQPTEAFMAARMPGLDVGSAFLLSGRKTFKQAKIKTVSWLTLLDNERLESAGGLEALRAQLPASHFAFYTYDEGVIIQSGAHPYIAGDGEDLRPAPYVLINHLLKPVRYESVESLHGNSHAGELRLVGWSADQWLKRLDVDDSSITDWRLKLLRDEPPLDSMNALAERL from the coding sequence ATGGAACAACCATTCGACATGGCTGCAGAGTTGATCAAGCAGCCCCATGTACTGGAAGTACCGGGCAGTCTGCTGATGAAAGGCGGGCCCGGGGACTATATCGGCGCTGTTCTCTGTTTACGCGCAACGTTGTACATCAAGGATGCCCATACTCCCTTGGTTCGCGAGGCGCTGTGCAAATGCTTCGACGAGTTCCAGGCATTGGCCGCGGATCATTTGACGTGGGTCGTACGTGACAGCCCACCTCAGGGAGAACGTGTAACGCCCTACGCTCAGGCGCGTACGCTGCGCAAAATGATGGAACCTATGGGAGAGAACGACTTCCTGAGCTTCCATTACACCAGCGGCAAACAGTCCAAAGATGCGAGCGCATGGCTTTTCAGCATTCTGGGACCTCGTGCCTGGCAAGCCAACATGGGGAACAATATCGGTGTACTGGAGTTTTCGGTACCGCTGTTGTTCCAGGAACAAAATCCGCTGAGCTTCTTGAAGCTGTTCCATGGATTCGCACGACGACTGAACCCACAACAAGGCTACGCAGGCCATGCGTTCAATCTGTCGATCGGCAATCAGGATGACAATCAGCCCACTGAGGCTTTCATGGCCGCGCGTATGCCGGGTCTGGATGTGGGCTCCGCATTCTTGCTGTCGGGTCGTAAAACCTTCAAGCAAGCCAAGATTAAAACGGTCAGTTGGCTCACACTTTTAGATAATGAACGCCTTGAGTCAGCCGGCGGCCTGGAAGCTTTGCGAGCACAGCTACCCGCTAGCCATTTCGCGTTTTATACCTACGACGAAGGTGTGATCATCCAGTCGGGCGCTCACCCGTACATAGCCGGCGATGGCGAGGATCTGAGACCAGCGCCATATGTACTGATAAACCATCTGCTCAAACCTGTTCGCTACGAGTCTGTCGAGTCGCTGCATGGCAACAGTCACGCGGGGGAGTTGAGGTTGGTCGGATGGTCAGCCGATCAGTGGCTTAAACGCCTGGATGTTGACGACAGTTCGATTACAGACTGGCGCCTCAAGTTGCTGCGCGACGAACCGCCTCTGGACTCTATGAATGCGTTGGCAGAACGCTTGTAG
- a CDS encoding DUF3077 domain-containing protein, whose protein sequence is MTAIPPPSSDLKTIGLTPFIYCNNQPLFHVGAGVPIGGALSQASDLLFLVKAFAEEAAYDKATDRHAWAAYFLTAMSKAVIDDVVKVINHDVTTTDRTKD, encoded by the coding sequence ATGACTGCAATACCTCCGCCCAGTTCAGATCTAAAAACCATCGGCCTGACCCCCTTCATTTATTGCAACAACCAACCCCTCTTCCACGTCGGTGCTGGCGTCCCGATCGGCGGCGCACTGAGCCAAGCTTCCGACCTGCTGTTTCTGGTCAAAGCCTTCGCGGAAGAAGCAGCGTACGACAAAGCCACCGACCGCCATGCCTGGGCCGCGTATTTCCTGACTGCAATGAGCAAAGCGGTGATTGATGATGTAGTGAAGGTCATCAATCACGACGTTACGACCACTGATCGAACAAAGGATTAG
- a CDS encoding HipA family kinase, translated as MAVGNYIEAVEIIRRLEGGITRPFLCRANNDRHYVVKGLELPPAERIAELLCARLAAQFGLPIPEHGCIYVDPALLRYNPEARSDLGPGDSYALAYIADAADLLYSQALQVPSNLQKAVFIFDYWVGNGDRQLGPFGGRPNLLMCSTNNQLQLIDHNQAFKWPLDAKKFAESHVFGPENRAWQLDLVDKVEYGQRMHDTAGRFSDLCSDIPAEWRDSIGAAGLEKLLEEILSNLMLCQSDEFWSVLK; from the coding sequence ATGGCCGTCGGTAACTACATAGAAGCGGTTGAGATCATTCGTCGACTGGAAGGTGGCATCACACGCCCATTCCTGTGTCGTGCAAACAATGACAGACACTATGTGGTCAAAGGATTGGAACTGCCGCCCGCTGAACGCATTGCCGAATTGCTCTGTGCTCGCCTGGCTGCTCAATTCGGTTTACCAATCCCCGAGCACGGCTGTATCTATGTCGATCCAGCGTTGTTGCGCTACAACCCGGAAGCTCGCAGTGATCTCGGACCTGGGGACAGCTATGCGCTTGCCTACATCGCCGACGCCGCCGATTTGCTTTACTCACAGGCCCTGCAGGTTCCGAGCAACCTTCAAAAAGCAGTCTTTATTTTTGATTACTGGGTAGGTAACGGTGATCGTCAGCTAGGGCCATTCGGTGGGCGTCCGAATCTTCTGATGTGTAGCACCAACAACCAGCTACAACTGATCGATCACAATCAGGCATTCAAATGGCCACTGGACGCTAAAAAGTTCGCTGAGAGCCATGTGTTTGGTCCCGAGAATCGAGCATGGCAACTGGATCTGGTCGACAAAGTTGAATACGGTCAGCGTATGCATGACACTGCTGGACGGTTTAGTGACCTATGCTCAGACATTCCTGCCGAGTGGCGTGACTCCATCGGCGCAGCCGGACTTGAAAAGTTACTTGAGGAAATACTTAGCAACCTGATGCTTTGCCAATCGGACGAATTCTGGAGCGTCCTGAAATGA
- a CDS encoding DUF3037 domain-containing protein, translated as MKYTCLYSIVRFAPFAETEEFANVGIVLSAPAIGRMEYRLARKNLKRVNHFFECSNLFAKAMEIAQTELDSIRLMTSGAQESQIVNHFRFMTEPKESMIRFSPMRSILVENLDDTLTTLFNRYIDRQGIGRERREEVMVREIREMFSQASIRSFRDDTLTGDLTKLHLPLVHRNKVVAAIKPLAFDQSEPSAILDHCDQWLMKFVRAEQEGIIQLKNVLIPVITPAETESSRHRKAIEIAKQSIEARGLQLVDFEATQKIADFAQRYAQ; from the coding sequence ATGAAATACACCTGTCTTTACAGCATCGTGCGCTTCGCGCCATTTGCGGAAACCGAAGAGTTTGCCAATGTCGGCATTGTTCTTTCGGCTCCCGCAATTGGCCGTATGGAGTACAGGCTCGCTCGTAAAAACCTGAAACGGGTCAATCATTTCTTTGAGTGCAGCAACCTTTTCGCCAAGGCTATGGAAATAGCCCAAACCGAATTGGACAGCATTCGCCTCATGACATCCGGCGCTCAAGAGTCGCAGATCGTTAACCACTTTCGATTCATGACAGAGCCAAAGGAATCGATGATCCGCTTCAGCCCCATGCGCTCGATTCTTGTGGAAAATCTCGACGACACCCTCACCACGCTGTTCAACCGCTACATTGATCGCCAAGGCATCGGCCGCGAGCGTCGCGAGGAGGTGATGGTTAGAGAGATCCGGGAGATGTTTTCGCAGGCATCAATTCGTAGTTTCCGGGATGACACGCTGACCGGCGACCTGACCAAACTGCATCTTCCCTTGGTACATCGCAACAAGGTCGTGGCTGCTATCAAGCCTTTGGCTTTTGATCAATCAGAGCCCAGCGCGATACTCGATCACTGCGACCAGTGGCTGATGAAGTTCGTGCGAGCAGAGCAGGAAGGCATTATTCAGCTGAAAAATGTGCTTATTCCCGTCATTACACCTGCAGAGACTGAGTCATCTCGCCATCGCAAAGCTATCGAGATTGCCAAGCAAAGCATTGAGGCACGCGGCCTACAATTGGTGGACTTTGAGGCCACACAGAAAATTGCCGACTTCGCACAGCGCTACGCTCAATAG
- a CDS encoding Lrp/AsnC family transcriptional regulator: protein MPDIRPPVLDEIDRQLIAALQINARESVAMLARQLGIARTTVTSRLARLEKAKVITGYGVRLGQRVVDGGLQAYVGIKVQPRSGKDVVRRLSAMAQVQQLCAVSGEFDYVAWLRTDSPEQLDQLLDQIGGVDGVEKTTTSIILSSKIDRGQPV, encoded by the coding sequence TTGCCCGACATCCGCCCGCCCGTGCTCGATGAAATCGACCGTCAGCTGATCGCCGCCCTGCAGATCAATGCCCGCGAAAGTGTGGCCATGCTCGCCCGGCAATTGGGCATTGCGCGCACCACCGTGACCTCACGTTTGGCACGTCTGGAGAAGGCCAAAGTGATCACCGGTTATGGCGTGCGACTTGGTCAACGCGTGGTCGATGGCGGATTGCAAGCCTATGTCGGGATCAAGGTGCAACCGCGTTCCGGCAAGGACGTGGTGCGGCGGTTGAGTGCGATGGCGCAGGTGCAACAGTTGTGTGCGGTGAGTGGCGAGTTTGATTATGTGGCGTGGCTGCGCACCGATTCGCCGGAGCAACTGGATCAGTTGCTGGATCAGATTGGTGGTGTGGATGGGGTGGAGAAGACGACCACATCGATCATTTTGAGTAGCAAGATTGATCGGGGGCAGCCGGTTTAA
- a CDS encoding flavin monoamine oxidase family protein, giving the protein MNKNNRHPADGKKPVTIFGPDFPFAFDDWIEHPAGLGTIPEHNHGAEVAIVGAGIAGLVAAYELMKLGLKPVVYEASKLGGRLRSQAFNGTDGIVAELGGMRFPVSSTAFYHYVDKLGLETKPFPNPLTPASGSTVIDLEGKTHYAQKLADLPALFQEVADAWADALEAGSQFADIQQAIRDRDVPRLKELWNTLVPLWDDRTFYDFVATSEAFAKLSFHHREVFGQVGFGTGGWDSDFPNSMLEIFRVVMTNCDDHQHLVVGGVEQVPQGIWRHVPERCVHWPEGTSLKSLHRGAPRSGVKKIAHAPDGRFAVTDNNGDTREYAAVLTTCQSWLLTTQIECDETLFSQKMWMALDRTRYMQSSKTFVMVDRPFWKDKDPETGRDLMSMTLTDRLTRGTYLFDNGDDKPGVICLSYSWMSDALKMLPHPVEKRVELALNALKKIYPKVDIAARIIGDPITVSWEADPYFLGAFKGALPGHYRYNQRMYAHFMQDEMPAEQRGIFIAGDDVSWTPAWVEGAVQTSLNAVWGIMKHFGGSTHKANPGPGDVFKDIGPIALPE; this is encoded by the coding sequence ATGAACAAGAACAATCGCCATCCTGCAGACGGCAAGAAACCAGTCACCATTTTCGGCCCGGACTTTCCGTTCGCCTTTGACGACTGGATCGAACATCCGGCCGGCCTCGGCACAATTCCTGAGCACAACCACGGCGCTGAAGTGGCGATTGTCGGCGCGGGCATCGCCGGTCTGGTGGCCGCTTACGAGCTGATGAAGCTCGGTCTGAAACCGGTGGTTTACGAGGCGTCGAAGCTTGGCGGTCGTTTGCGCTCGCAGGCCTTCAACGGCACTGACGGCATCGTCGCGGAACTGGGCGGCATGCGTTTCCCGGTGTCTTCCACCGCGTTCTATCACTATGTCGACAAGCTCGGCCTCGAAACCAAACCTTTCCCGAACCCGCTGACGCCAGCCTCCGGCAGCACGGTGATCGATCTGGAAGGCAAAACCCATTACGCACAGAAACTGGCGGATCTTCCTGCACTGTTCCAGGAGGTGGCTGACGCCTGGGCGGATGCGCTGGAGGCCGGATCGCAATTCGCCGACATTCAGCAAGCCATTCGCGATCGCGATGTGCCGCGTCTGAAAGAGCTGTGGAATACCTTGGTGCCGCTGTGGGACGACCGCACGTTCTACGATTTCGTCGCCACCTCGGAAGCCTTCGCCAAGCTGTCGTTCCATCACCGCGAAGTGTTCGGTCAGGTCGGTTTCGGTACCGGCGGCTGGGATTCGGATTTCCCTAACTCGATGCTGGAAATCTTCCGCGTGGTGATGACCAATTGCGACGATCACCAACACTTGGTCGTCGGCGGCGTCGAGCAAGTACCGCAAGGCATCTGGCGGCATGTGCCGGAGCGCTGCGTGCATTGGCCTGAAGGCACAAGTCTGAAATCCCTGCACCGTGGCGCGCCGCGTTCCGGCGTGAAGAAAATTGCCCACGCACCGGATGGCCGTTTCGCGGTTACCGACAATAACGGCGACACCCGCGAATACGCTGCCGTACTGACCACATGCCAGAGTTGGCTGCTGACCACGCAGATCGAATGCGACGAAACCCTGTTCTCGCAGAAGATGTGGATGGCCCTCGACCGCACGCGCTACATGCAGTCGTCGAAAACATTCGTGATGGTCGACCGGCCGTTCTGGAAGGACAAAGATCCAGAGACCGGCCGCGACCTGATGAGCATGACCCTCACCGATCGCCTGACCCGTGGCACCTATCTGTTCGACAACGGCGACGACAAACCGGGCGTGATCTGCCTGTCCTACTCGTGGATGAGCGACGCGCTGAAGATGCTCCCGCACCCGGTGGAAAAACGCGTGGAGCTGGCGTTGAATGCGTTGAAAAAGATCTACCCGAAAGTCGACATCGCCGCGCGAATCATCGGCGACCCGATCACCGTGTCGTGGGAAGCTGACCCATACTTCCTCGGTGCTTTCAAAGGCGCCCTGCCCGGCCACTACCGCTACAACCAGCGCATGTACGCGCACTTCATGCAGGACGAGATGCCCGCCGAGCAGCGTGGGATTTTCATCGCCGGCGACGACGTTTCGTGGACACCGGCATGGGTGGAAGGTGCGGTGCAGACCTCGCTCAACGCGGTGTGGGGAATCATGAAGCATTTCGGTGGTTCGACACATAAAGCGAACCCGGGCCCGGGTGATGTGTTCAAAGACATCGGCCCTATCGCCCTGCCCGAGTAA
- a CDS encoding carbon-nitrogen hydrolase family protein has translation MRVALYQCPPLPLDPAANLQRLHQLAMEAKGADLLVLPEMFMTGYNIGAEAVSTLAEVYNGEWAQQIGRIAKAAGLAIVYGYPERTADGQIYNAVQLIDSHGERLCNYRKTHLFGDLDRSMFSPGDDDFPIVELNGWKLGFLICYDLEFPENTRRLALAGAELILVPTANMIPFDFVADVTVRSRAFENQCYVAYANYCGSEGDIHYCGQSSIAAPDGSRIAQAGLDEALIIGELDRQLMLDSRAANRYLSDRRPELYGALNQR, from the coding sequence ATGCGTGTAGCCCTTTACCAATGTCCGCCACTGCCCCTGGACCCCGCCGCCAACCTGCAACGCCTGCACCAATTGGCGATGGAGGCCAAGGGCGCCGACCTGCTGGTGCTGCCGGAGATGTTCATGACCGGCTACAACATTGGCGCCGAAGCGGTCAGCACACTGGCCGAGGTCTACAACGGAGAATGGGCGCAGCAGATCGGCCGGATCGCCAAGGCTGCCGGTTTGGCGATTGTGTATGGTTATCCTGAGCGCACCGCCGACGGGCAGATCTACAACGCCGTGCAGTTGATCGATTCGCACGGTGAGCGCCTGTGCAATTACCGCAAGACGCATCTGTTCGGTGATCTGGATCGCTCGATGTTCAGCCCGGGTGATGATGACTTCCCCATCGTCGAACTCAACGGCTGGAAGCTCGGCTTCCTGATCTGCTACGACCTCGAGTTTCCGGAAAACACCCGACGTCTGGCGCTCGCCGGCGCCGAGCTGATTCTGGTGCCGACGGCGAATATGATTCCGTTTGATTTCGTCGCTGACGTCACCGTGCGTTCGCGCGCCTTCGAAAACCAGTGCTACGTAGCCTACGCCAACTATTGCGGCAGCGAAGGCGACATCCACTATTGCGGGCAAAGCAGCATCGCCGCGCCGGATGGCAGCCGTATCGCCCAGGCCGGACTCGACGAAGCGCTGATCATCGGCGAACTCGATCGACAGTTGATGCTCGACTCCCGCGCCGCCAATCGCTACCTCAGCGATCGCCGCCCGGAGCTTTACGGCGCGCTCAACCAGCGCTAA